In Drosophila subpulchrella strain 33 F10 #4 breed RU33 chromosome X, RU_Dsub_v1.1 Primary Assembly, whole genome shotgun sequence, the DNA window ccaattttctcatttttggtaaggggttacatcatctatttttgcgaaaaatggcaaaaatcaaagatttccaggtttgagtgccaatggattggaaattaagcaacgagctcaacgaggtacgACATTCCTCGATCTGACGCTTACTTTCTTTATAGCTAAATTTTTAGGTCGAAAAAATGGGATTCAgattttgtcaaaaatacgagattcagattttagtcaaaaatacgatttttctttccagtttttcaatcgtagtttggTCAAATCAGGGCGTACAGCTAAAGTACCGACTGCTCCgagcagcttgctaaatatgctaacgatcctcatcacttttaggaaaatttatttttttgccaattttctcatttttggTAAGGGGTTAGttacatcatctatttttgcgaaaaatggcaaaaatcaaagatttccaggtttgagtgccaatggattggaaattaagcaacgagctcaacgaggtacgACATTCCTCGATCTGACGCTTACTTTCTTTATAGCAGCCAAAAAGCTGAATTTTAAGGGCGAAATAATGGGATTCCGATTTTGGTCAAAATTACGAGATTCAAAAATACGAGATTCagattttggtcaaaaatacgatttttctttccagttttcaatcgtagtttggtcaaatcaaggcgtacagcaaAAATACCGACTGTtctgagcagcttgctaaatatgctaacgatcctcatcacttttaggaaaatttattttttttgccaattttctcatttttggtaaggggttacatcatctatttttgcgaaaaatggcaaaaatcaaagatttccaggtttgaatgccaatggattggaaattaagcaacgagctcaacgaggtacgACATTCCTCGATCTGACGCTTACTTTCTTTATAGCAGCCAAAAAGCTGAATTTTTAGGTCGAAAAAATGGGATTCAgattttgtcaaaaatacgagattcagattttagtcaaaaatacgatttttctttccagtttttcaatcgtagtttggtcaaatcaaggcgtacagctaaaatTCCGACTGCTCTgggtaaggggttacatcatctatttttgcgaaaaatggcaaaaatcaaagatttccaggtttgaatgccaatggattggaaattaagcaacgagctcaacgaggtacgACATTCCTCGATCTGACGCTTACTTTCTTTATAGCAGCCAAAAAGCTGAATTTTTAGGGCGAAATAATGGGATTCCGATTTTGGTCAAAATTACGAGATTCAAAAATACGAGATTCagattttggtcaaaaatacgatttttctttccagtttttcaatcgtagtttggTCAAATCAGggcgtacagctaaaataCCGACTGCtctgagcagcttgctaaatatgctaacgatcctcaTCACTTTTaggaaaaattaatttttttgccaattttctcatttttggtaaggggttacatcatctatttttgcgaaaaatggcaaaaatcaaagatttccaggtttgaatgccaatggattggaaattaagcaacgagctcaacgaggtacgACATTCCTCGATCTGACGCTTACTTTCTTTATAGCAGCCAAAAAGCTGAATTTTTAGGTCGAAAAAATGGGATTCAgattttgtcaaaaatacgagattcagattttagtcaaaaatacgatttttctttccagtttttcaatcgtagtttggTCAAATCAGGGCGTACAGCTAAAGTACCGACTGCTCCgagcagcttgctaaatatgctaacgatcctcatcacttttaggaaaatttatttttttgccaattttctcatttttggtaaggggttacatcatctatttttgcgaaaaatggcaaaaatcaaagatttccaggtttgagtgccaatggattggaaattaagcaacgagctcaacgaggtacgACATTCCTCAATCTGACGCTTACTTTCTTTATAGCAGCCAAAAAGCTGAATTTTTAGGTCGAAAAAATGGGATTCAgattttgtcaaaaatacgagattcagactttagtcaaaaatacgatttttctttccagtttttcaatcgtagtttggtcaaatcaaggcgtacagctaaaatTCCGACTGCTCCgagcagcttgctaaatatgctaacgatcctcatcacttttaggaaaatttatttttttgccaattttctcatttttggtaaggggttacatcatctatttttgcgaaaaatggcaaaaatcaaagatttccaggtttgaatgccaatggattggaaattaagcaacgagctcaacgaggtacgACATTCCTCGATCTGACGCTTACTTTCTTTATAGCAGCCAAAAAGCTAAATTTTTAGGTCGAAAAAATGGGATTCAgattttgtcaaaaatacgagattcagattttagtcaaaaatacgatttttctttccagtttttcaatcgtagtttggTCAAATCAGGGCGTACAGCTAAAGTACCGACTGCTCCgagcagcttgctaaatatgctaacgatcctcatcacttttaggaaaatttatttttttgccaattttctcatttttggtaaggggttacatcatctatttttgcgaaaaatggcaaaaatcaaagatttccaggtttgagtgccaatggattggaaattaagcaacgagctcaacgaggtacaACGTTCCTCGATCTGACGCTTACTTTCTTTATAGCAGCCAAAAAGCTGAATTTTTAGGGCGAAATAATGGGATTCCGATTTTGGTCAAAATTACGAGATTCAAAAATACGAGATTCagattttggtcaaaaatacgatttttctttccagttttcaatcgtagtttggtcaaatcaaggcgtacagctaaaataCCGACTGTtctgagcagcttgctaaatatgctaacgatcctcatcacttttaggaaaatttattttttttgccaattttctcatttttggtaaggggttacatcatctatttttgcgaaaaatggcaaaaatcaaagatttccaggtttgaatgccaatggattggaaattaagcaacgagctcaacgaggtacgACATTCCTCGATCTGACGCTTACTTTCTTTATAGCAGCCAAAAAGCTGAATTTTTAGGTCGAAAAAATGGGATTCAgattttgtcaaaaatacgagattcagattttagtcaaaaatacgatttttctttccagtttttcaatcgtagtttggtcaaatcaaggcgtacagctaaaatTCCGACTGCTCTgggtaaggggttacatcatctatttttgcgaaaaatggcaaaaatcaaagatttccaggtttgaatgccagtggattgcaatttaaattacgagctcaacgaggtatgacatttgattttattttctttgtagCAGAcaaaaactgaatttttagggCGAAAAAATGGGATTCCGATTTTGGTAAAAAATACGAGATTCAGATATAAAAATACTGAGATaccaaattaattatataccgACTGCCTATCGATTACAACTATCGTCTACGTCTATCGAGAAACACACATCGCCGGAAAAGGCGGGAAAtctgtgtttttgtttggcgaagtacatttttatttacgtTTGCCTTGCATACTATTACTTGATTATAATttcaacaaaaatttaaattatccGGGATAATGAGCAAGAAAGCAACACGAGGCAGCAAACCAAAACCAGATCCGGATGCGGAGGGATCTGCAAAAAAGACCACTGCTGCGGCGCTGAAAAAGGTGCTGTTTGTGTCCGAGGAACTGCTGCCCAAGGAAGGGGACGATGGGCGCCTCCGGCTGGAGCGCTTTTTCCATCCCGGTCAGGGGAAGGAGGCTCTGTTCGTCACCCATCCCGATGGCCAGATGATGGAGCTGCTTGAGTACGCAGAGCCGCGTCGCAGTTGGCTGGTGAACAGCGAGGTGTGCTCCAATGGCAGGATCTACATGACCACGCCGGTGGATCCCACGCTCCTTGCCCTCCACCACCTCCGGAAGCATTGTGCGCAAAGTATGTTATAGTTGCCCCCGTTCTTTATATAAGCAATATGATAAATTAAGCAACATCTTCTTTAAATAGGAGCAATATCGCTGGACAACATTGCCGTGGATGAGGCCAGCACCAGTCGGTTGCTCAACGAGATCCTCGACCCGGAGAGCCTTAAATGCGTGTCGGATGTGAAGAGCTCCGGCGACCAGAGGTTCTACAAATACAACCAAGAGCGAACGTTGGCCTGGCTAGCCCTGAAGACGCGCCAGGTGGCGGCCATGCTCAAGGAGAAGCAAATCCACTGCGGGCACAGCGCTCAGTCGCAGAATTTTGTGCGGAGCGAGAAGCTGGCGTCGGAAAGTGTCACCAACGAAATGGACTACACACGCATGGCTTGCGACATTGTGGGGCGGTATTTGGATGCGGATCTGCATGGCCTGCTCACCGGCTATCTGCAAATTCCCAGCGAGATTCAGGCGATTGTCGAGGAGAAGGCTGCTGCCCAGAAGCGGAAATCCAAGGCGGGCAAGGACGAGGGCACCGACTCCAAGAAGATCAAGCTTAACGACAGCGATGCCGCCGCCAAGCTAAAGAGCAGCGGTCTGGTGGACAGCGATGCAGATCCCAATGCCAGCATCACATCGCCCACGCCGACTCCGCTGAAGGAGCGCTCGCTGACCGCCAAGGAGAAGGCCCTGGCCAAGGGCGCCAAGGGAACCAAGAGCATTGCCTCGTTCTTCAAAGTAAAGTAGATTAGGTCACTCATAAGTTAATCAtaggttttctttttttactCACATTGGCTCATTAATTCGCGTACTTTACCTACTAtgaatgtttaattttttacaatcaatataataatattagttttcattcactcaattttattaaaagttaaatggaaaatttttttgtttctgtttcttaAGAATGATCctattaattattttagaaCGTAATctaaaatggaaaaataaatttataaattaaccAGTTTACGTGTTTTTTTTGTATGTATCCTGATCTAGGTAATTCATTAATGTTCttaaatcatttcaactaatctaaatttaaaaagtgCGCCCATTGAGCACATGCGCTCTTTAATCATCCCTCTTCCTTCCACTTGGTAAATTGTTATCAGCTGTTAAGGGTTGTCAGGCTTTTATAGATTAGATCGGCTCAGGGTTTTTCTACCCTGAAGTTGACGTTTATACTACAATTTTTAAGTGTATTTGTAGACACTTAAAGGCGGAATagagattttttaaatataatataatactaCCAAGTATTTGCATTGGTAATTCTTTATATTCATCaggatttatttttttcgcgtttaactaaaaactaaaaaaaagaaattgtgGTTTCGAATCACTTTAAACTTACCCTAAGAGTATgctgtaaaaaataaaatgtgaaATACCGGATAAGATTGGTGGATTTAAAGATACTGCAGCATGCTTTTAGGCTCTTATAAAAATGGTTTAATTTTTCCGAGTGGGGTGGCAACCCTGGTCGTCAGTTCAAAAGCTGTTGGCTCCTTTGTTTCCGTTTTTGTCGCTCAGTTGTTGCTGTGCGCGCTCCCACGTTCGAGGCTAACGGTAAATTCCGCTTTGCGCTGTGATTCGCATTTCACCACCCCCCATTTCCCAACCCCGCATCCGTAtatcctgctcctgctgctgctgttgttgttgttatctATATGCCTTACATTTTTGGGTTAACAACAGTTGCAGTGGTTGCATTAGCACATTTTACTCACCTTCCAGTGTTTGTTTTGCcgttataaaaattaaattgtaaacggtcgaaaaaaaaagagagtGGCGTCACACGAAAAGAAAATTTTCTTTGGCGTCGCCGAGGTGTTTGTGTATGTGCGAGTGTgctggtgtgtgtgtgtgctggtgctggtgctggtgctctCTTGTGTGATTGTGTTAGTTGGCTtggcaataaaataataataatacaaccATAAGTTAGCAACAAATTCTCTCTTCTTCTTGtctgcagcagcaggagcagcaacaacaacaacaaacgcAACGCACAAAAGCATGCTACGCTAAATTGCATTTGGCGTCTGTCAAGGACAAAACAAAACGCTGTTTGTGTGAGTGCAaccgcaacaacaacaacaatagcaacaacagCATGTGGCACAAATAACGGAACTGCAAAGTATCAACAGCAAGGGaagaaagcaacaaaaaaaactagataggaaaacaaaacaaagggAAGGAACAAATCACACACACGAGGGTTAAAGCTAAGGAGAAAAAAACAAACGGAGGCtgcaaaaataagaaaaaaaaaggagaaaaagGGAGAggcgacacacacacacacacacacgcatacCCCCGCCCCCTCCACATCCGCCATCCAGGACATTTGGCGCCAGCTTGGGCAGCGACTGCGACGTCGACCGAGGCAGCGGCAGAGAACCATGTGTCTCCATCCCTCTCACTCACACACGGTTGCGCTGCAGTGGCTCCTGCTCTCCTTGTCCCTCCTGTTGGCGCTGCTGCCAGCGAACGTAAGTGCCCATCATTTCATCAATGTTGCAGTGAAAAACAACTTTAAATcagaatataaataataaaaatatatttaaaaatatcttgtaaatttaattttctagAATTTCTTGaagaaatacatttattttgctTCCCTTATTATTTATGacttattttgaaaatattaagcCCAAAAAACAATTGTAGGGTATTCGTTACTTCGATTTCATTGACTTCAATATGTGGAAAGATAAAAAAGGAtaacaaataaacaaggacGCATCAATGTTGCATGCACctttgcattttaatttaattgcttTGCATTCCCCACGGCAATAAATGCATTTAATATTCTCACATTTCTTTCGCTCTTTTAAgcacataaataaattataagcTCAGAACAGTGGAGACTCACTAAGTGCAACCGTTTAATAagatacttttttttataatattattttaaaaattcattagATGATGCAATTAAATGCTgtattatttgaaatatttaaagcaTTACGGATTTTAGTAATAATTATCTAGCACAATGCTTAAGAATTCGCgttgtatttttgtatttttaactttaatgattttcatttaaagtttttatcATTGTAATCAGTAAAATagaaatatgatataatagcTGTTCATCAAAATGTTCTATTTTTGCAGGTGTCGGCTAGATTTTGCGAGGGCTGCAGTCAGGGATGTTGCACCCAGGGCTGCTGCCCACCGTACCAGGGcgggccacgccccctgccGCCTTCCTCGGACTCGCACGTTCTAAATCTGTTCTTCGCCACCCACTGGTTCTTCTGGTAAGTAATACATGTCTCAGGAGTAGAGAAATCCCTTCTTATAGGGTATATTTCACTGGAAGACTTACTATTTTACTAGGCAGTAATTATAACTAAGTTTATAAT includes these proteins:
- the LOC119556615 gene encoding ribonuclease H2 subunit B, with translation MSKKATRGSKPKPDPDAEGSAKKTTAAALKKVLFVSEELLPKEGDDGRLRLERFFHPGQGKEALFVTHPDGQMMELLEYAEPRRSWLVNSEVCSNGRIYMTTPVDPTLLALHHLRKHCAQRAISLDNIAVDEASTSRLLNEILDPESLKCVSDVKSSGDQRFYKYNQERTLAWLALKTRQVAAMLKEKQIHCGHSAQSQNFVRSEKLASESVTNEMDYTRMACDIVGRYLDADLHGLLTGYLQIPSEIQAIVEEKAAAQKRKSKAGKDEGTDSKKIKLNDSDAAAKLKSSGLVDSDADPNASITSPTPTPLKERSLTAKEKALAKGAKGTKSIASFFKVK